From a region of the Mercurialis annua linkage group LG1-X, ddMerAnnu1.2, whole genome shotgun sequence genome:
- the LOC126674288 gene encoding cytochrome P450 93B2-like translates to MIILLYAIIFIFSLLSLKTIFHYYKHNRHHLPPTPFRIPIIGHLHLLGPLMHQSLHKLSSTYGPLIYLRLGSIQSVVVSNPEMAKEFLKTHDLTFSYRIFNQAIDYLTYNAATPLAPYSSEWIFVKKLSISELLGSHTLNKFLPLRTQELHSFLRMLVAKSETGESVNLSKEMLRLTNNIISRMIVSRRCSENNDEVVDLVREVTAIFGEFNISDFIWFFKNWDLQGIRRRLKDIRTRYDVLLEKIIREREEDRKKRLEDNDNNGVKDFLDLLLDVVEDKNSDIRLSRVHMKGLVMDYLTAGTDSTSVAIEWAMAEIINNPTILKKARQEIESKVGKQRLVEESDVPNLTYIQAIIKETFRLHPPIPLILRSSIQECKVKNYTIPNNTLLMVNLWSIGRDSEIWKNPLEFNPERFYENDFDFRGQHFQLLPFGSGRRNCSGMSLAMQILPITLATLIQCFDWTVVASRPAAVDGGDQVVDMTEKPGITAPLANHLVCVPIARFNPF, encoded by the exons ATGATAATCTTACTATATGCCATAATCTTCATCTTCTCTCTCCTTTCTCTAAAAACCATCTTCCATTATTATAAACACAATCGCCACCATCTTCCTCCGACTCCGTTTCGCATACCAATCATCGGCCACCTTCATCTCCTCGGACCCCTAATGCACCAATCATTACACAAACTCTCATCAACTTATGGCCCTCTAATTTATCTCCGCCTCGGATCAATCCAATCCGTCGTGGTCTCAAATCCCGAAATGGCAAAAGAATTTCTCAAAACTCACGATCTTACATTTTCTTACAGAATTTTCAATCAAGCCATTGATTATCTTACTTATAACGCTGCTACTCCTCTTGCTCCTTATAGTTCTGAATGGATTTTCGTCAAGAAATTAAGCATTTCTGAGTTATTAGGAAGCCATACTCTAAACAAGTTTCTTCCGTTAAGAACTCAAGAATTGCATTCTTTTCTTCGAATGCTCGTCGCTAAATCCGAAACGGGCGAAAGCGTTAATCTTTCGAAGGAAATGTTGAGATTGACGAATAACATTATTTCTCGAATGATAGTAAGTAGGAGATGTTCGGAGAATAATGATGAGGTTGTGGATCTTGTTCGTGAGGTGACTGCGATTTTCGGAGAATTTAATATTTCGGATTTTATATGGTTTTTCAAGAATTGGGATTTGCAGGGAATTCGAAGGAGGCTTAAGGATATTCGGACAAGGTACGATGTTTTGTTGGAGAAAATCATTAGAGAACGTGAAGAAGATAGAAAGAAAAGATTAGAAGATAATGATAATAATGGAGTAAAGGATTTTCTTGATCTTTTGCTTGATGTTGTGGAAGATAAAAACTCGGATATACGATTGAGCAGAGTTCACATGAAGGGTTTAGTAATG GACTATCTGACAGCAGGTACAGATTCAACATCAGTTGCAATTGAATGGGCAATGGCAGAAATCATAAATAACCCAACTATTCTCAAGAAAGCAAGGCAAGAAATTGAATCAAAAGTTGGAAAACAAAGGCTAGTTGAAGAATCAGATGTACCAAATCTTACATATATTCAAGCCATAATTAAAGAAACATTTAGACTCCACCCACCAATCCCATTAATCCTCAGAAGTTCAATTCAAGAATGCAAAGTGAAAAATTACACAATTCCTAATAACACTTTACTAATGGTGAATTTATGGTCTATTGGTAGAGACTCTGAAATTTGGAAAAATCCATTGGAGTTCAATCCTGAAAGGTTTTATGAGAATGATTTTGATTTCAGAGGCCAACATTTTCAATTGTTACCGTTTGGTTCGGGTCGGAGGAACTGTTCTGGTATGTCTTTAGCCATGCAGATTTTGCCTATTACATTGGCTACCCTTATTCAATGTTTTGATTGGACGGTGGTTGCGAGTCGGCCAGCGGCGGTTGATGGCGGTGATCAGGTGGTTGATATGACTGAAAAGCCTGGAATCACAGCTCCCTTGGCCAATCATCTTGTGTGTGTGCCAATTGCACGTTTCAATCCGTTTTGA